The following are encoded together in the Candidatus Tumulicola sp. genome:
- a CDS encoding TonB-dependent receptor — MSIRGIVRRVGTAGICAITFLLAPAWGLAGTTGALSGRVVNESGAAVAGAVVRASSPSQNATTTSDASGHFAFLTLAPDTYVVTADKNGFGGASTAGVTVFADQNLTLQLLLRKSLKNIANVTSQARGTLVQPGTTVDVYAVNSATAAQLATGAGGNNLDSSYSAIYQQPGVLGLPGNYGFGQVFFIHGSSYNQIGYEFDGVPVNRSFDNYQASSLSNLGASSVEVYTGGGPANATSPTLGGYINQVIKTGTFPGYANATLGVGSPAYYHKAEVEAGGSTPDRLFSWYVGIRGTNQIPYEYNDENGGNLNPDGDNPYAVQGFSFNTLLLPPEEILGTSARGPWSTCIDGGAVAPANGSYLSPLIAQIYGQKKLGTCNVYSPLEATGTVALGGDDLSDRENVINFHIGIPHKNDGGRDDVQLLYDNFFYQTTSWDNLSTFGGLPFFQQYLSPAGNPNGSGAYNSFMVNLFGKKYALPAAQMPAYAGMCAYFNLFNEFGASPPCASTGYSPAPYYDAQQIVGAKFGQSALGSPNIVAPYYFPSTATDRAFGSGFSPYQNSDTNNNGSIIKVQYTKNFGSSAFLRFFAYSFYSDWLMTDPNYGLTPFYVGGGAAGDYELNTHTRGLNLDFSDQINQQNLLSATASYTTASVLRNNNQQYTFSANGTPIATLQAPDGSCYAAYNNQQKGGLIDPGYAKSLQAGDPVSCLSALAGAPVNAVQHGQNNCPVGKTFGCLQAVPGDTPAGTTWKLTQNLEQNANINTVSPKFLTAALQDEWRPSDKLDINAGVRFESYGYGLGNYESAEQQFWFAQINATVCVDPRGLQQVNQSDFNNGRDRFRLVPDGYPSYLTTAPGVACPTDPLTGDKLYHPGQHGVPAITLGGSGTITNNTESPRFGLTYAFNPDSVFRFSYGRYTQPTPTADEQVLTYPDGYQMATNLYDSSYYNNGYASIVHNNPVQFSNNFDASFEQRLKGTDWSYKISPYYRYTSNQSVSVALPGGLAGAFNSGTQKTQGLEVAIQKGDASRNGFSGQLSYTYTYSQLKYSLINGTNIVSTLLSALKPFVSLEKINGGAQCYANGKPENCKKSDAVYNPYYKFTYTNAELASQYPLTAFYPTYANYFPDGLNDGDGSTIIPPNVFAGFLSYKHNRFQITATGNLWEGTQYGSPAEFAGYDPRSCIYNQGQLGIVPGSKYGDYQTCASEISIPNPVTGKFDGIAQYREPWEFNLGAQIGYDITPRIHASAMFANIMTACFGGSAEPWTAAYPPNGVICGYYPNSEYLGWSPGEAYNTAGAGYFYGNSPHQSVNGTAGYPKIFDQAYAPSTSQIASPFQVYMTVQVRL, encoded by the coding sequence ATGAGTATTCGTGGCATCGTCCGGCGGGTTGGCACGGCCGGTATTTGTGCGATCACTTTTTTGCTCGCTCCGGCATGGGGCTTGGCCGGCACGACCGGTGCGCTGAGCGGCCGCGTCGTGAACGAAAGCGGCGCCGCCGTCGCGGGCGCGGTCGTTCGAGCTTCGTCCCCATCGCAAAATGCCACGACGACTTCGGACGCTTCGGGGCACTTCGCGTTTCTGACCCTCGCACCCGATACATACGTCGTCACGGCAGATAAGAACGGATTCGGCGGCGCGTCGACCGCGGGCGTGACGGTCTTCGCCGATCAAAACCTGACCCTTCAACTGCTGCTTCGCAAGTCGCTGAAGAACATCGCGAACGTGACGTCGCAGGCGCGCGGGACGTTGGTGCAACCGGGCACGACGGTCGACGTCTACGCGGTCAACTCGGCGACGGCAGCGCAGCTCGCCACCGGCGCCGGCGGCAACAATCTCGATAGCTCGTATTCGGCAATCTACCAGCAGCCCGGCGTGTTAGGCTTGCCGGGCAACTACGGTTTCGGGCAAGTCTTTTTCATCCACGGTTCGAGCTATAACCAGATCGGTTACGAGTTCGACGGCGTGCCCGTCAACCGTTCGTTCGACAACTATCAGGCCAGCTCGCTGTCCAACTTGGGCGCTTCGTCGGTCGAAGTGTACACCGGCGGTGGTCCCGCTAACGCGACGTCTCCGACGCTGGGCGGCTACATCAACCAGGTCATCAAGACCGGAACGTTTCCCGGATACGCCAACGCGACCCTCGGCGTCGGGTCGCCGGCCTACTATCACAAAGCCGAAGTCGAGGCCGGCGGCTCGACGCCAGACCGTTTATTCTCGTGGTACGTCGGCATTCGCGGTACCAATCAAATCCCATACGAGTACAACGACGAGAACGGTGGTAATCTCAATCCCGACGGCGACAACCCGTATGCGGTGCAAGGCTTCTCGTTCAATACGCTGTTACTTCCACCCGAAGAAATTCTGGGAACCAGCGCACGCGGACCCTGGTCGACGTGCATCGACGGTGGCGCAGTAGCGCCGGCCAACGGTTCGTATCTCTCGCCGCTCATCGCCCAAATCTATGGCCAGAAAAAGCTCGGCACGTGTAACGTGTACAGTCCGTTGGAAGCGACGGGGACCGTCGCACTGGGCGGCGACGATTTGAGCGATCGCGAAAACGTCATTAACTTCCACATCGGCATTCCGCATAAGAACGACGGCGGACGCGACGACGTTCAACTGCTCTACGACAATTTTTTCTACCAGACGACCTCGTGGGATAACCTCTCGACGTTCGGCGGCCTGCCGTTCTTTCAACAGTACCTTTCGCCGGCGGGCAACCCCAATGGATCCGGTGCGTACAACTCGTTTATGGTCAACCTATTTGGCAAGAAGTATGCGCTGCCGGCGGCGCAAATGCCGGCGTATGCTGGAATGTGCGCGTATTTCAATCTTTTCAACGAGTTCGGTGCGTCGCCCCCATGTGCGTCGACCGGGTATTCTCCCGCCCCGTACTACGACGCACAACAGATCGTCGGCGCGAAATTCGGACAATCCGCGCTCGGCTCGCCGAATATCGTAGCACCATATTACTTTCCGAGCACGGCTACGGACCGCGCATTCGGCTCCGGATTTTCTCCGTATCAAAACTCCGATACCAACAATAACGGCTCGATCATCAAAGTACAGTACACCAAGAATTTTGGATCTAGCGCTTTTCTGCGATTCTTCGCGTATTCGTTCTACTCCGACTGGTTGATGACCGATCCCAACTACGGCCTGACGCCGTTCTACGTCGGCGGCGGAGCGGCCGGCGACTACGAACTGAATACGCATACGCGCGGTCTCAATCTCGATTTTTCGGACCAGATCAACCAGCAAAACCTCTTGTCCGCCACGGCAAGCTATACGACGGCAAGCGTGTTGCGCAACAACAACCAGCAGTATACGTTCTCTGCAAACGGCACCCCGATCGCAACGCTGCAGGCCCCCGACGGTAGCTGCTATGCGGCGTACAATAACCAGCAGAAGGGCGGCCTAATCGACCCGGGTTATGCGAAGTCGCTGCAAGCCGGGGATCCCGTATCGTGCCTATCGGCACTTGCCGGCGCTCCGGTGAATGCAGTGCAACACGGCCAGAACAATTGTCCAGTGGGAAAAACCTTTGGGTGCCTGCAAGCCGTTCCGGGTGATACGCCCGCGGGCACGACGTGGAAGCTCACGCAGAACCTCGAACAAAATGCCAACATCAACACCGTCAGTCCAAAATTTCTCACCGCCGCACTGCAAGACGAGTGGCGGCCAAGTGACAAGCTCGACATCAACGCGGGCGTTCGATTCGAAAGCTACGGATACGGTCTGGGTAATTACGAGTCTGCCGAGCAGCAGTTCTGGTTCGCCCAAATCAACGCGACGGTGTGCGTCGACCCGCGCGGATTGCAACAAGTCAATCAGAGTGACTTTAACAACGGCCGGGATCGCTTCCGGCTGGTTCCAGACGGATATCCGTCCTACTTAACGACCGCTCCCGGTGTCGCATGTCCGACCGATCCGCTCACCGGCGATAAACTCTACCATCCAGGCCAACACGGCGTACCGGCAATCACGCTCGGTGGCAGCGGAACGATTACCAATAACACCGAATCGCCGCGTTTCGGGCTGACCTATGCGTTCAATCCGGATAGCGTCTTCCGCTTTTCGTACGGACGGTACACGCAACCGACGCCGACCGCCGACGAGCAAGTGCTGACGTATCCCGACGGCTACCAGATGGCGACCAATCTGTACGATTCGTCATATTACAACAATGGCTACGCGTCGATCGTGCACAACAATCCAGTCCAGTTTTCGAACAACTTCGATGCATCGTTCGAACAGCGGTTGAAGGGCACGGACTGGAGCTACAAGATCTCGCCGTACTATCGGTATACGTCCAATCAATCGGTGTCGGTGGCGCTTCCGGGTGGCCTCGCCGGCGCGTTTAACTCCGGCACGCAGAAGACGCAAGGCTTGGAAGTCGCGATCCAAAAAGGCGACGCATCGCGAAACGGCTTCTCGGGCCAGCTTTCGTACACGTATACGTATTCGCAGCTCAAGTACTCGTTGATCAACGGAACCAACATCGTCTCGACCTTGCTGAGCGCGCTAAAACCGTTCGTGAGCTTGGAAAAGATCAACGGCGGCGCGCAGTGCTATGCCAATGGTAAGCCCGAAAATTGTAAGAAATCGGACGCGGTGTACAACCCGTACTACAAGTTCACGTACACCAATGCCGAACTCGCGAGTCAGTATCCGCTGACCGCGTTCTATCCGACCTACGCCAACTATTTCCCAGACGGACTGAACGACGGCGACGGTTCGACGATCATTCCACCGAACGTGTTTGCCGGATTTCTATCGTACAAGCACAACCGCTTCCAAATTACCGCGACCGGCAATCTTTGGGAGGGTACGCAGTACGGTTCGCCTGCCGAGTTCGCGGGATACGATCCGCGGTCGTGTATCTATAACCAAGGCCAGCTCGGAATAGTGCCGGGCTCGAAGTACGGCGATTACCAAACCTGCGCGTCGGAAATCTCGATACCGAATCCCGTGACCGGCAAGTTCGACGGTATCGCGCAATATCGCGAGCCGTGGGAGTTTAATCTCGGCGCGCAGATCGGCTACGACATCACGCCCCGCATCCATGCGAGCGCGATGTTTGCAAACATCATGACCGCGTGTTTCGGCGGTTCGGCCGAGCCGTGGACGGCGGCATACCCGCCCAACGGCGTCATCTGCGGATATTATCCGAACAGCGAGTACTTAGGCTGGTCGCCGGGCGAAGCGTACAATACCGCCGGCGCCGGATACTTCTACGGTAATTCGCCGCACCAGTCGGTGAACGGCACGGCCGGCTACCCGAAGATCTTCGATCAGGCCTACGCGCCCTCGACGAGCCAGATCGCCTCGCCGTTCCAGGTATACATGACCGTACAGGTGCGTTTGTAG
- a CDS encoding redoxin domain-containing protein, with protein MRGRRLVVALVLAASMYAASPAAEPYGPQSFAGNTGWLNSGPIDAHSLRGSIVLVDFWEYTCVNCLRTLPYLREWYKRYAKYGFTIVGVHTPEFDFSAQPVNVQAAVRRLDIGWPVVMDANLAIWNQYRNDGWPHEYLYDRGGRLVESVFGEGRYQDTEREIQRLLEAGGVHGLPPVVPLLAQDSYDKPGAVCYPQTAELIVKHVPVANAGAFEQPGGENQYLDSAHHVDGRLYLQGYWKRSSDAVVTTAPSDSAALAYHAIQVVAVMKPENGSAIHVDVTQNGRPLSRADAGSDIRFDSAGQSFVIVDAARAYDLVANPAFGQYELRLSPQQYGLGLYSFAFESCEVPHP; from the coding sequence ATGAGGGGTCGCCGACTCGTCGTCGCGCTCGTCCTAGCGGCATCCATGTATGCTGCTTCGCCTGCCGCCGAACCCTACGGACCGCAGTCGTTTGCGGGTAACACCGGCTGGCTGAATAGCGGCCCCATCGACGCGCACTCGTTGCGCGGGTCGATCGTGCTAGTCGACTTTTGGGAGTACACGTGCGTCAACTGCTTGCGTACGTTGCCATATTTGCGCGAGTGGTACAAACGCTACGCGAAGTACGGCTTTACGATCGTCGGCGTCCACACACCCGAGTTCGATTTTTCGGCGCAACCCGTCAACGTCCAAGCTGCCGTCCGCCGATTGGACATCGGATGGCCGGTAGTGATGGATGCGAACCTCGCAATTTGGAATCAATATCGCAACGACGGCTGGCCGCACGAATATCTGTACGATCGCGGCGGGCGGCTGGTCGAAAGCGTTTTCGGCGAAGGGCGCTATCAGGATACCGAACGCGAGATCCAGCGGCTGTTGGAGGCCGGCGGCGTGCACGGGCTTCCACCGGTCGTTCCGCTGCTGGCCCAAGATAGTTACGACAAACCGGGCGCCGTGTGCTATCCGCAAACTGCCGAGCTGATCGTGAAGCACGTTCCGGTCGCAAACGCCGGCGCGTTCGAGCAGCCCGGCGGCGAGAACCAATATCTCGACAGCGCACACCACGTCGATGGCCGTTTGTATCTGCAAGGCTATTGGAAGCGTTCGTCCGACGCGGTCGTCACCACCGCCCCTAGCGATTCGGCGGCGCTGGCCTATCACGCGATCCAAGTGGTCGCCGTCATGAAACCTGAAAATGGCAGCGCGATTCACGTCGACGTGACGCAGAACGGACGCCCGTTGTCGCGCGCCGACGCCGGCAGCGACATTCGCTTCGATTCCGCGGGCCAGTCGTTCGTAATCGTCGATGCCGCGCGCGCCTACGATCTCGTTGCGAACCCCGCATTCGGCCAATACGAGCTGCGCCTGTCCCCACAGCAATACGGACTGGGGCTGTACAGTTTTGCATTCGAGTCGTGCGAGGTTCCGCATCCATGA
- a CDS encoding TonB-dependent receptor, which yields MSTSRTLRRAGLAVALLVAFLVQGTWVLAGTTGGLSGQVTDETGAPVAGAAVKAASASQTVTATTDGGGHFSFLSLAPDTYIVSVSKPGYAPASNPGVVVFADQAQNLALRVQKGALKTIVHVSSTASGNLVKSGTTADVYSVNSATQQAVQGTGGGYNLDSAYSAIYSQPGVTSQIGMYGFGQVYYIRGSAYSQVGYEYDGIPVNRAFDNYNGQSLSNLGSQETEVYTGGSPAGGSSATLGGYVNQVIKTGTFPGYAQANLGIGTPGFYHKAGVEAGGATPDRLFSWYVGIQGNNQTYNTIDNNNGAGIPTDGSGPDGIFSSDFNPIAGVFTDYGNGPYSTCTPNGPPKGASVNIIPVCNSYAPWAGSGFLGTPLVTQDRENIINLHFGIPHHGDAGRDDIQALFYNFGYHQEFGGSIDQQGGLGFLNSNLAGWGGPSGYAEAFGAGAYNGLNGPYSNLCGYNAVLFGPGACATTGGSPLRYADTTIFNPGTTFGQSATGVGSTTYFAPSQVQHSPGAGISPTNLDTTWNDGSIIKLQYQKNIGSNAYVRLLGYTFYSDWLMSSANFAGQFVTGYGYLSTGADYPSPDYELSSHTRGLQLQAADQVNAQNLLTFTGNYTTANVTRWNNQWYAAPGNVTNLVGANGQCYDAGSGALSNCLENGTAGSYSNPTPSTWSGGSACANLPKNSPACAANANFIVTVPQGYGTINEVQPQFSSAALQDEFRPNDKLDLNLGVRFESYVYDLQNTDTAENNFWFAQAANAYCYDPGTGQPILVQVPLGSPPSQAGPVIAPNSGSAEKPGLCYESGGSPLIAPSGKQALHPNGKNGSMLYTNQGVNGFSHPEWSPRVGGTYTFDPNTVVRFSYGRYTQPTQTAYEQYLNASGLGAAKFDFTHFWGLGFDTPNHDNPVQVSNNYDLSFEEHLKGTDVTLKLSPFYRYTTNQLVTVSLGGSFASAINAATQRTEGVELAIQKGDPSRNGLSGQLSYTYTNAKIKYSTLANGSNAIDVINGYITAFNGLTKAGGGSPWYCTNGKGPNGSNGGSQNGVCGAKQQPIANPYYGDSLQGTLDRNGWYDTYANNPPQSSPDTVTSSAISPNVFTGFLNFKHDRFTATVNAILNEGTTYGSPLAIVGLDPRVCSANQSGVAGIGAPYKGYANYQSCGFSGAVTSGYLAIPDPQTGNFDGLTQFREPWQLNMGLQFGYAVTPRIQLTATLANVVNTCFGGSAENWTAAYKPNGIVCGYAPNGFAYVGNQPGAGFFYGASGHDPANGTAGYPGVFNQQYQPLFNAIPFQVYFNAQIRL from the coding sequence ATGAGTACTTCACGCACGCTTCGTCGAGCGGGTTTGGCAGTTGCGCTCCTGGTCGCATTCCTCGTCCAGGGAACATGGGTTCTGGCGGGAACGACCGGCGGCCTCAGCGGCCAAGTCACCGACGAAACCGGAGCCCCCGTCGCGGGCGCCGCGGTCAAAGCCGCGTCCGCTTCGCAGACGGTTACCGCCACCACCGACGGCGGCGGCCATTTTTCGTTCCTCTCGCTTGCGCCCGACACGTACATCGTTTCGGTGAGCAAGCCAGGGTACGCACCAGCCTCCAACCCGGGCGTGGTCGTTTTTGCCGACCAAGCTCAAAATCTCGCTCTGCGGGTGCAAAAGGGTGCCCTAAAAACGATCGTTCACGTGTCGTCGACCGCGTCCGGAAACCTCGTTAAATCCGGTACGACAGCCGACGTCTACTCTGTCAATTCCGCCACCCAGCAAGCGGTGCAAGGCACCGGCGGTGGCTACAATCTCGACAGCGCCTACTCTGCGATTTATTCGCAGCCTGGCGTAACGTCGCAGATCGGCATGTATGGCTTCGGCCAGGTCTACTACATTCGCGGTTCGGCGTACAGTCAAGTCGGCTACGAGTACGACGGGATCCCCGTCAACCGCGCGTTCGACAACTATAACGGCCAATCGCTTTCAAACTTAGGCTCGCAAGAGACCGAAGTGTACACCGGCGGCTCGCCTGCCGGCGGCTCGTCGGCAACGCTCGGCGGCTACGTCAACCAGGTGATTAAGACCGGCACGTTCCCGGGGTATGCGCAAGCAAATCTCGGCATCGGTACGCCGGGCTTCTATCATAAGGCCGGCGTCGAAGCCGGCGGCGCGACGCCCGATCGTTTGTTCTCGTGGTACGTCGGCATCCAAGGCAACAATCAAACGTACAACACGATCGACAACAATAACGGTGCCGGGATTCCGACCGACGGCAGCGGTCCAGACGGAATCTTTTCGTCGGACTTCAACCCGATCGCCGGTGTATTCACCGACTACGGAAACGGTCCGTACTCGACGTGTACGCCCAACGGGCCGCCTAAGGGCGCATCGGTAAACATCATCCCCGTTTGTAACTCCTACGCACCATGGGCGGGCTCGGGCTTTCTGGGCACGCCGTTGGTGACGCAAGATCGTGAGAACATCATCAACCTCCACTTCGGCATCCCCCATCATGGCGATGCCGGCCGCGATGATATCCAAGCGTTGTTTTACAACTTTGGATATCACCAAGAGTTCGGTGGCTCGATCGATCAACAGGGCGGTTTAGGTTTCTTAAACAGCAACCTCGCCGGCTGGGGCGGACCCAGCGGATACGCCGAAGCCTTCGGCGCGGGAGCATATAACGGTCTCAATGGGCCGTATAGCAACTTGTGCGGATACAACGCGGTGCTGTTCGGTCCGGGCGCGTGCGCGACGACCGGCGGATCTCCGCTGCGCTACGCCGACACGACGATCTTTAATCCCGGCACGACGTTCGGTCAGAGCGCCACTGGTGTCGGATCGACGACGTATTTCGCACCGAGCCAAGTCCAACACAGTCCCGGTGCGGGCATCTCGCCGACGAACCTCGATACCACGTGGAACGACGGTTCGATCATCAAGCTGCAATACCAGAAGAATATCGGTTCGAACGCCTACGTGCGATTGCTCGGCTATACGTTCTATTCCGACTGGCTCATGTCGTCGGCCAATTTCGCCGGCCAATTCGTGACCGGATATGGCTACCTCAGCACCGGCGCCGATTATCCGTCGCCCGATTACGAGTTGAGCTCGCATACGCGCGGACTTCAACTGCAGGCGGCAGATCAGGTCAACGCGCAAAACTTGTTGACCTTCACCGGCAACTACACGACGGCGAATGTAACGCGCTGGAACAACCAATGGTACGCCGCACCGGGCAATGTGACGAACTTGGTGGGCGCCAACGGTCAGTGCTACGACGCAGGCTCCGGAGCGTTATCTAACTGCCTCGAGAATGGCACAGCGGGATCGTACTCGAACCCGACGCCATCGACGTGGAGCGGCGGAAGCGCCTGCGCGAATCTTCCGAAAAATTCGCCTGCTTGCGCGGCCAACGCGAACTTCATCGTTACCGTGCCGCAAGGCTACGGTACGATCAACGAGGTGCAACCGCAGTTTTCGTCGGCGGCGCTCCAAGACGAGTTTCGTCCGAACGATAAACTCGACCTCAACCTCGGCGTTCGTTTCGAAAGTTACGTTTACGATCTCCAGAATACGGACACTGCCGAGAACAACTTCTGGTTCGCGCAAGCGGCCAACGCCTATTGTTACGATCCGGGTACGGGACAGCCGATTCTCGTGCAAGTGCCGCTCGGATCGCCGCCGAGCCAAGCCGGCCCGGTGATCGCTCCGAATAGCGGATCCGCCGAAAAGCCCGGATTGTGTTACGAATCGGGTGGTTCACCGCTCATCGCCCCGTCCGGCAAACAAGCGCTGCATCCGAACGGTAAGAACGGAAGCATGCTGTACACCAACCAAGGCGTTAACGGTTTCTCACATCCCGAATGGTCGCCGCGCGTCGGCGGGACGTACACATTCGATCCGAACACCGTCGTTCGTTTCAGCTACGGCCGGTACACGCAACCGACGCAAACCGCGTACGAGCAGTACCTCAACGCATCGGGCCTGGGGGCCGCGAAGTTCGACTTCACGCACTTCTGGGGGCTCGGATTCGACACGCCGAACCACGACAATCCCGTGCAGGTTTCGAACAACTACGACTTGTCGTTCGAAGAGCATCTGAAGGGAACGGACGTCACGCTCAAGCTGTCGCCATTCTATCGATACACGACCAACCAGCTCGTGACGGTATCGTTGGGCGGAAGCTTCGCCTCGGCGATTAACGCCGCGACGCAGCGCACCGAAGGTGTCGAGCTCGCCATTCAAAAAGGCGACCCGTCACGCAACGGTCTGTCGGGTCAGCTCAGCTACACCTACACCAACGCGAAAATCAAATACAGTACGTTGGCGAACGGTTCGAACGCCATCGACGTGATCAACGGATACATCACGGCGTTCAACGGTCTCACCAAAGCAGGCGGCGGTTCTCCCTGGTATTGCACCAACGGGAAAGGCCCAAATGGAAGCAACGGAGGGTCGCAAAACGGCGTTTGTGGAGCGAAGCAACAACCGATCGCGAATCCGTACTACGGGGACTCGCTCCAAGGTACGCTTGATCGCAACGGTTGGTACGATACGTACGCGAACAACCCGCCGCAGTCGTCGCCGGATACGGTAACGTCCTCGGCCATCTCACCCAACGTGTTCACCGGCTTCTTGAACTTCAAGCACGATCGCTTCACGGCGACGGTGAACGCCATTCTCAACGAAGGCACGACCTACGGTTCTCCGCTTGCGATCGTCGGTCTGGATCCGCGCGTATGCTCGGCCAACCAGAGCGGCGTCGCGGGCATCGGTGCACCATACAAAGGGTATGCCAACTACCAGTCCTGCGGTTTTTCGGGTGCGGTCACCTCGGGATATCTCGCGATTCCCGATCCGCAGACGGGTAACTTCGACGGCTTAACGCAGTTCCGCGAACCGTGGCAGCTCAATATGGGCTTGCAGTTCGGGTACGCAGTGACGCCGCGAATTCAACTGACCGCGACGTTGGCGAACGTCGTCAACACCTGCTTCGGCGGTTCGGCCGAAAATTGGACCGCGGCGTACAAGCCGAACGGTATTGTGTGCGGATACGCCCCGAACGGTTTCGCGTACGTCGGCAATCAGCCGGGTGCGGGATTCTTCTACGGAGCCTCCGGTCACGATCCGGCCAACGGAACGGCGGGATACCCTGGAGTATTCAACCAGCAGTATCAACCGCTGTTCAACGCGATTCCATTCCAAGTCTACTTTAACGCTCAGATCCGTCTCTAG